A window of the Halolamina sp. CBA1230 genome harbors these coding sequences:
- a CDS encoding twin-arginine translocation signal domain-containing protein, with translation MDRRLNRRRFLRATGVAAAVGGLAGCLGPDADVPDALHEYELEYSFERTFGEVGLELYVCEPHEGLGMCGAIDIVEVSLPLVRPSPRTIRRLGFGVSM, from the coding sequence ATGGACCGACGACTGAACCGGCGGCGGTTCCTCCGGGCGACGGGCGTCGCCGCGGCCGTCGGCGGGCTCGCCGGCTGTCTCGGCCCCGACGCGGACGTGCCGGACGCGCTCCACGAGTACGAGCTCGAGTACAGCTTCGAGCGAACGTTCGGCGAGGTCGGCCTCGAACTGTACGTCTGCGAACCGCACGAGGGATTGGGAATGTGCGGCGCGATCGACATCGTCGAGGTGTCGCTGCCGCTCGTCCGGCCGTCCCCAAGGACGATCCGTCGTCTCGGATTTGGCGTGTCGATGTAG
- a CDS encoding DUF1616 domain-containing protein produces the protein MSTNDGTALGRLATELGDLFAVAGYAAVASGAILAGVAEGPFRVLLAAPLLGFCPGYAVVSAILPRTTPLPWTSDRHPRWRHRAALGVATSVLVLVLAGVALTPTALAPSTVIGTVLAITVLGCLVAGVRRLRAPAAVRPRLPLGRLVADARAATTEAPRADAVLNVALALVVVVAATTLAVGLAAPDRGEDYSEVALVIEDGVQSAVGDDSYVRGDEAALTLEAENRDGTAQSYTAVVVLERFADPPEGGETAALPALLERDELSRTTLTLEEGETTTRSLAFTPSLLGDDLRLSVYVYTGDAPASPSSDSADYHLYRWVDVEDGTGNVSTLAAPSTAAEG, from the coding sequence ATGAGCACCAACGACGGCACCGCGCTCGGCCGACTCGCCACGGAGCTGGGCGACCTGTTCGCCGTCGCCGGCTACGCCGCCGTCGCGAGCGGGGCGATCCTGGCCGGCGTGGCCGAGGGCCCGTTCCGGGTGCTACTCGCCGCGCCGCTGCTCGGGTTCTGCCCGGGGTACGCCGTCGTCTCCGCGATCCTACCCCGGACGACGCCGCTCCCGTGGACGAGCGACCGCCACCCGCGCTGGCGCCACCGCGCCGCGCTCGGGGTAGCGACCTCGGTGCTCGTGCTCGTGCTGGCGGGCGTGGCGCTCACGCCGACGGCGCTCGCGCCGTCGACGGTGATCGGGACCGTCCTCGCGATCACCGTGCTGGGCTGTCTCGTGGCTGGCGTGCGGCGGCTCCGTGCGCCCGCCGCGGTCCGCCCGCGACTCCCACTCGGCCGCCTCGTCGCCGACGCCCGCGCGGCCACGACGGAGGCGCCCCGGGCCGACGCGGTGCTCAACGTCGCCCTCGCGCTCGTGGTCGTCGTCGCCGCGACGACGCTCGCGGTCGGCCTCGCCGCGCCCGACCGCGGGGAGGACTACTCCGAGGTCGCGCTGGTGATCGAGGACGGCGTGCAGTCCGCCGTCGGGGACGACAGCTACGTTCGCGGGGACGAAGCGGCGCTGACGCTCGAAGCCGAGAACCGTGACGGCACGGCGCAGTCCTACACCGCGGTCGTCGTCCTGGAGCGGTTCGCCGACCCGCCCGAGGGCGGCGAGACTGCCGCGCTCCCGGCGCTGCTCGAGCGTGACGAGCTCTCCCGAACGACGCTGACGCTCGAGGAGGGCGAGACGACGACGCGGTCCCTGGCGTTCACCCCCTCGCTGCTGGGCGACGATCTCCGGCTGAGCGTCTACGTGTACACCGGCGACGCGCCCGCCAGCCCGTCGTCGGACTCCGCCGACTACCACCTCTACCGCTGGGTCGACGTCGAGGACGGCACCGGCAACGTATCGACGCTCGCGGCGCCCTCGACAGCAGCGGAGGGCTGA
- a CDS encoding Gfo/Idh/MocA family protein, protein MTLRSAVVGGGTVSGVHLDGLSLNPRTELVAICDTDEDVAREIADEYGITAFFDVEAMLEKFDLDWLHICTPVQTHLPIAKLAIDAGVPVQIEKPITETYAEFQELAAYATEHGVTVSEKHNHNFDPAVRTAMAKRRNGELGDVRGVDVIYTGSSRPDDPNRGPWNFELAGGEFEEGIPHPVYLTLRAGGYPRSEDAVTATTALFDEYDHEFSYDGAQLQYVTDDDVLCTTKILGGTRPVRQILIHAENCSLTVDLLSQTVIEHDRDYKSSAATRALNNVDGAVDRLAGTVANARAVARRARAGDDWDTQRLLNAHYYQNDLESRALAADDPDAMPVPMAESRWTSYLMEAIRDAAADPSGHPAGQRLEADGE, encoded by the coding sequence ATGACACTCCGATCAGCGGTCGTCGGGGGCGGCACCGTCTCCGGCGTCCACCTCGACGGCCTCAGCCTGAACCCGCGGACCGAACTCGTCGCGATCTGTGACACCGACGAGGACGTCGCCCGGGAGATCGCCGACGAGTACGGCATCACGGCGTTTTTCGATGTCGAAGCGATGCTCGAGAAGTTCGACCTGGACTGGCTCCACATCTGTACGCCGGTCCAGACCCACCTCCCGATCGCCAAGCTGGCGATCGACGCGGGCGTCCCCGTCCAGATCGAGAAGCCGATCACGGAGACGTACGCGGAGTTCCAGGAGCTCGCGGCGTACGCCACCGAGCACGGCGTCACCGTCTCGGAGAAACACAACCACAACTTCGACCCGGCGGTCCGGACGGCGATGGCCAAGCGCCGGAACGGGGAGCTGGGCGACGTCCGCGGCGTCGACGTGATCTACACCGGCTCCAGCCGGCCGGACGACCCCAACCGCGGGCCGTGGAACTTCGAACTGGCCGGCGGGGAGTTCGAGGAGGGGATCCCCCACCCCGTCTACCTCACGCTCCGGGCCGGCGGCTACCCGCGCAGCGAGGACGCGGTCACCGCGACCACCGCGCTGTTCGACGAGTACGACCACGAGTTCTCCTACGACGGCGCCCAGCTCCAGTACGTCACCGACGACGACGTGCTCTGTACGACGAAGATCCTCGGCGGCACCCGGCCGGTCCGACAGATCCTCATCCACGCCGAAAACTGTTCGCTCACCGTGGATCTGCTCTCCCAGACGGTGATCGAGCACGACCGCGACTACAAGTCCTCGGCGGCGACGCGGGCGCTCAACAACGTCGACGGCGCCGTCGACCGGCTCGCGGGCACGGTCGCGAACGCACGGGCCGTCGCGCGCCGCGCCCGAGCGGGCGACGACTGGGACACCCAACGGCTGCTGAACGCCCACTACTACCAGAACGATCTCGAGTCGCGGGCGCTCGCGGCGGACGACCCCGACGCGATGCCGGTGCCGATGGCGGAGTCACGCTGGACCAGCTACCTGATGGAGGCGATCCGCGACGCCGCGGCCGATCCGTCGGGCCACCCCGCGGGCCAGCGCCTCGAAGCCGACGGCGAGTGA
- a CDS encoding PAS domain-containing sensor histidine kinase gives MLTRIYPVWATGSGMSTESLGQRRDFRSLVDELDGVALWTASEPGEFEYISAGFEEIWGIPSDEIKDDVSKLIETIHPDDRDRVRENIEESTRELRDTEYEGRIVRPDGSVRWTLNRQVILRDEAGNVSEIVGISTDITDQKRREQELELLNRIVRHDIRNDMAVVLGWAEMLEDHVDDEGREYLQKILASGEHVVELTEVAREYVETIVSDEALTVEPVPLRSVLETELSLREESFPEAEFVLENSPPDVEVAANSMLSSVFRNLLNNAVQHNDADTPHIEVSYEVRDDEVEVRIADNGPGIPDDHKDTVFGKGERGLGSPGTGIGLYLVDTLVSEYGGEIWVEDNTPTGAVFVVQLPLAE, from the coding sequence TTGCTGACCAGAATTTATCCGGTTTGGGCTACAGGGAGCGGTATGAGCACTGAATCGCTCGGTCAGCGTCGGGATTTTCGGTCGCTAGTTGATGAACTCGATGGCGTCGCCCTCTGGACTGCCTCCGAGCCCGGGGAGTTCGAGTACATCAGTGCTGGCTTCGAAGAGATCTGGGGTATCCCATCCGACGAAATCAAAGACGATGTCAGTAAACTGATCGAGACGATTCACCCCGACGACCGTGATCGTGTCCGAGAAAACATCGAGGAATCAACTCGCGAACTCCGTGACACGGAGTACGAGGGGCGCATCGTTCGCCCGGATGGCTCGGTTCGATGGACGCTCAATCGGCAAGTTATACTGCGGGATGAGGCGGGGAACGTTTCGGAGATCGTCGGCATTTCCACCGACATCACGGATCAAAAACGTCGCGAGCAGGAGCTCGAACTGCTGAACCGGATCGTTCGGCACGATATCCGCAACGACATGGCGGTCGTGCTCGGCTGGGCAGAGATGCTGGAAGACCACGTCGACGACGAGGGGCGCGAGTACCTGCAGAAAATCCTTGCTAGCGGCGAACACGTCGTCGAACTGACCGAGGTTGCGCGTGAGTACGTGGAAACGATCGTCTCGGACGAAGCGCTCACCGTGGAACCCGTGCCACTGCGTTCGGTCCTGGAAACCGAGCTGTCGCTTCGCGAGGAGTCCTTCCCGGAGGCCGAGTTCGTACTGGAGAACTCGCCGCCTGATGTGGAGGTAGCTGCCAACAGTATGCTCAGTTCGGTCTTCAGGAACCTCCTCAACAACGCCGTCCAACACAACGACGCGGATACCCCGCATATCGAGGTGTCGTACGAGGTGCGAGACGACGAGGTCGAAGTCCGAATCGCCGACAACGGGCCGGGGATTCCCGACGATCACAAAGACACCGTGTTCGGCAAAGGGGAACGGGGGCTCGGAAGCCCCGGCACGGGGATCGGCCTCTATCTCGTCGACACGCTTGTCTCCGAGTACGGAGGAGAGATCTGGGTGGAAGACAATACACCGACAGGCGCCGTCTTCGTTGTGCAGCTCCCACTCGCGGAGTAG
- a CDS encoding metal-dependent hydrolase, whose product MWPWDHAAVAYLLLSAASRGLWGAPPTRRVGIVAVVAGLLPDLIDKPLSWGLGLLPAGRSLGHSLLIAAPTLALLLVLGVALDRRRGTVAFTVGYLSHLAGDVAYPLLVDGELRVGFLLWPLVAVDSSGSGGGVPYLAELLVEFAAVLASPGGVLYLLTDAALLGLAVAIWRADRRAERGRAVDAATPAADD is encoded by the coding sequence GTGTGGCCGTGGGATCACGCCGCCGTCGCGTACCTGCTGCTCTCGGCCGCGAGCCGCGGACTGTGGGGCGCCCCGCCGACACGTCGGGTGGGGATCGTCGCCGTCGTCGCCGGCCTCCTCCCCGACCTGATCGACAAGCCGCTCTCGTGGGGGCTGGGGCTGCTCCCGGCCGGGCGGTCGCTCGGCCACTCGCTGCTGATCGCCGCGCCAACGCTGGCGCTGCTGCTGGTACTCGGCGTCGCGCTCGATCGGCGGCGCGGCACGGTCGCGTTCACAGTCGGCTACCTGAGCCACCTCGCGGGCGACGTGGCGTACCCGCTGCTCGTCGACGGCGAGCTCCGGGTCGGCTTCCTGCTGTGGCCGCTGGTCGCCGTCGACAGCAGCGGCTCGGGCGGCGGCGTGCCGTACCTCGCGGAGCTGCTCGTCGAGTTCGCCGCGGTGCTCGCGTCGCCCGGCGGCGTGCTCTACCTCCTCACCGACGCCGCACTGCTCGGGCTCGCGGTCGCCATCTGGCGGGCCGACCGCCGGGCAGAACGCGGACGGGCGGTCGACGCCGCGACGCCGGCGGCCGACGACTGA